AACTGGATAAACATTTACCATTTTAGTTTAAATAGTTTTGTATTGCTCCGGGTGGGGTGTCTACTCGACGCTGATTGGTTCATTCAAATCTTTCAGTTTATCAAGAATGTTTAACTTTTTAGATTCAAAATTTGCTCCCAAGGTTGTTTGTAGAACACCAGCAACTGATAATTATGAAGTTGATAATCTCATAAGCAGTAAATATACCGATAAAATGCGCGGTTTTATATCCTTTTCATCTATTAAACCACCTGTGGAGGTAGAATTTGAATTTATTTGCCCTGTCAATATCCATTACATTGTTATCAATACAACAGTTGGAAATCAAAAATGTTCTGGAATAGAATTGCTTGCAAAGAAGCAAAACTGTTGTTATGTTTCACTAGGAAAATGTTTTTATGATAATGCTGGTGTAGTATTTTGTAATAGTAGAAAATATTCAAGCACTCAATTACCTCCAAACTGTGATACCAGTTTTCACTTGGCTTTTTTTAAGTCTCATGCTTTccaacattttttaaacgctcaaagtattaaaataataatatttcgtACTGAAAAATCGGTACCTTGTATTGGGTCTGTAGAAGTTTGGGGTATTCCTTCAAAAACTTGTTCAAAGCTTACTGTAAACACTATTGGTAAACTTGCAACTGGTAGTCACAGAGAAATATCATCCACTTCGGAATCCACTCCTGAGGAATTTAAAATTCCTGAAGATTTTAAAGATGATTTGACATATGAATTAATGACAATTCCTATGACATTACCTAGTGGTAAGACTGTAGATCAATCTACATTAGAAAAGCATGTAGAAAGTGAGAAATCTTTTGGCAGAAAACCTTGTGATCCTTTTACCGGTATTAAATTTAGTGAAACTCTTAAGCCAGTGATAAACGTTGGTCTAAAAAGTAGGATAGATatgtttgtgttacaaaattcCCATAGATCTGAGCTGGTTAACCATAAAAGAACTCTAGGAGGTACAAGCAGCAATCATTTTATTAATACGAAAAAAAGATCATACTGCAGGGAAGATAGTGACTTAGAAAAAGCGCTATCTGAGGCAAAAAGGAATGTAAATTTCAAAACTTTTACAGATGAAGAAAAGGAAACTAATAAATGTATGACGTGTAAatgtttatttagttttttgtaCAAAATTCCATGTGATCATTTTTATTGTAGGCAATGTTTACTTACTGTTTCTCGAGATTTAgaatgttcaatttgtaaaaagGCTTTTGCTACAAAAGATGTACAAAAATGTtacttttaaataaatttttccacaaaatttttagtattttttagtGTTTATGGTGCTTTTCAACGCTTTCTCATTTGTTTCAGTCTTATCATAAtatgtcattattttattaagttatatatatatatatatatatatatatatatatatatatatatatatatatatcaatcaaatgaaatagagaatgtggagaaatccccttacaaataattcacacatccaccattttgggttgggaaaattttttgaatagaattaaaaatccaaacactaaaatatatatatatatatatatatatatatatatatatatatatatatatatatatatatatatatatatatatatatatattgttgattaaaacagtgttgaaattatcgggaattgcggtctgtggcttagattgaaactacatttaattctgttgaattcgatatttcgatgagtatttattaatttttcatcttcatcaggaacaaactacaaaattaactaacagttaggtacaaacataatattacattgatataacttacgaattgttgtaggtatgttatataaagcaatttaacttaaagctatgcatgtcgtttcacgagaacgtcgagggcggcactgagtcaggtatcttttctcacatgtgttaagggtcaaaagttccaatatcgagccatctgtttaatattctgctatttttcgaattttaaaacattgcagtaaatttcacttaatctacttgtgtctgatttgtaattaattgaacgtttattactgtttatgtggtacatctcaaGTACTTacatgtaccacataaacagtaataaacgttcacaCACAACAGTTTACTTTACTTactatattgttatatttctatttgatatgaaaattaaaattagataattataaacagaattcaatttaatataaaatattttcaattttctcaaccacgggcatataaatttagaacaacctgtatacaacaaattgttatatttaattttaagaagtgattaaataagactcaagtgaaatcgttaaaaggtcattaaaatttgtatatagtagaaagtaattttagaatgggaattaactattttctttgaaatccattaagcatatttagaaagtttaaaaattggttttgaggaatactgcgaatgagagttggtggtggaattttggtttgtgaatctggaagggatatttagaaagtagggaatGAATGagaaatagagatcagaatgttttgagctgtcgagaagtgaagtcgagtagtagacggtagtgttcgaggagtgagaaagtcggtgtagttccgtgagtgtggagaatctatcgtagaacgagaggtaggccaagttgagagtaaaagaacctccttgagccaagagttcccggtagctgattgcagtttcgaaaaaggtagaagacagcatcacaacagaagcaggaaacgagagctatacgagttagtttcagaggagaacattactggaagccaggacgaggtttgattgcagccaaggacagcaggaaacgggtcttatgtgaagacattctcagtgcaccaaaaaaaaggtcagtctcatttgtttggacatgaatgtatgggttttttcgtagtaaataccacatttaaaattgaggaaacataatcaataatatcagaaaagcttcatcaaacttaaatagaattgttgctgataaatcataatagttaaatgttaataaaaactttcaattggaaatcaaaaggaaataagattcccatgtataaatgttatgtttaagaataataagatatagcaaatattaagcagtgattgccatttaaataaaataaacaatattttgattacaattgtaacccatatgtgttattattctactcttttctttcctatcccgattaggaaccattaagaaatacttagaagccacgtatgtaagtaattaattttataaaaaagccctgagattgaaaacatattgatatgtgatctggtaaattaattagattattattaaagcattgattaaattaaatgacatataaaattattatctcatatcaataatcaagatcactacaactggcgcccaacgtggggcattgtaaagtatttctagtggcaaatttgaaggatagaaagagtaaagccggtatttgaaaatttatatgcctgtggtaaaaagtgagatacttacatttgataacataaaattttagatctctttaggtacaaattttacataactgatttaatattttatttttacgatatttacatttgatatatttattgacaatttataatatttgggtgagaaaaagtcgtcttggtaacatactagtaaaatttcatatttggcggggacagtacttcttgaaaacaaatgtctgtgacaagaagccaaagcaaagacaacaaaaaacaaaaagaacattcaaatcaagagaataattcagaccaagaagatattttagacacgacaatcatggcatcagaacagcaagaattatcaggaatagataaattattacaaatgatgcaactccagtcacaaagaatagaacaaaaaatggataaaaatcaggaggaaacaaaacaagcaatggagaaaaatcaggaagaaacatcaaagaaaatggataaagtggatcaaaaaatggatgaaacacaacaaaaaatggatgaaacacaacaaaaaatagatgaaacacaacaaaaattggatcaaaaaatggatgaaacacaacagaaaatggatgaaacaaaaagaataatgcaagaaaatctgaaggaaacaaaacaagccatagaagagaacaacaagaaaatggaggaacgcatagaaaagtatgaaatgaaaattaaggatcacatgaaagaacaagaaatgaaaattcaaaataaaataaaggagataacgaattgccagaaaaaagaaatggaaagtttggaaaacaagttgcaaaacgctattcaagcagacatagaagaagtggaaagaaagattgcggaaatcaatactcaacagaatgtcggagaaagaagagaaatgattatacatagcacagatgacgtgaagataaggtttggcggggatgtaagaagattacacccagtgccgttcataaatagcctgaaaaagaaaatacagcatatcggaaatttcgaaacagcaaaagaaactatcagaaaccatctcaaatatgaagcaagcctatggttcgatagtaaagaagaagaattcggcaattggcaacaatttgaacaaaaatttttgaattatttctggggaaaggtccaacaattggaaattaacaaggaattgcaaaatgggaaatacaatgataggatgggtgtatcagaaaggacatatgctttgcaaatttacaataatgcaaaacatttacaatataattactcatcggaacaattagtcgaactgattgcaagacatttcgaggaaacgctggaagaccatatcacattgcaaaattacaaagacatagatagtttatgccaattcctacaaataagagaatcacgtctaagagaaagaaaatcaagaaggtcgcgagaagattacaggttccgagaaacacaggattacagagatagaaatcaaaataggagggactatacaagacgagaatttaatcccagaagggaaaacgaaaatagagacaacggaagaggaaattatgaacaaagaaataggcaatggaatgaggacagaaatcgagaataccagaatagaaacaccacacgctcaaatcaagaaaacagaaataatggtagacaaaatgaacagggatatcgagaaaaccgaaacagatccgacagaccaagagaaaatagaagagaagtaaataatacccagacagatgaatatgacggagagagacattatgacgaaaatataaactacgatgagcaaccggcgttttttcacgacggcgctcactaaaaaccaaaaatcaaacaggaatcttttgtaaccccaaggagtttattaaattggcaagaaacaacgaaaagaaaaatggaattaatttaaaatttgtggatggatttatcaacgagaaaccaattaaaattatgatagacactggatctgaaataacattggtcaacagaaaactaatagaagaagttaacttaacaaatttaatttataaaatacctagggtaaatttagtgggcgcaaacaaacggacattggcaactataaatgaaggcatacgagtaatggtacgactgggcaagaatatgtatgcactacaatgtgtaataatgccaaacatgtcacatgacatgatagtaggagttgacgaattggcagaaaaacatgtagtgatagattttaaaaataatacgatgaatctaacagaagaaaaagaagaagaacagaacaaggaacaggagaaacaaaatacggacgaatcaggtaaagaacaaacagtggaaatgaatctggcaacgaagcaaggacaaagaagaaaagggagaaaaagtcagaaaaagacaaaagaaaatgaaacctgtggctcctcaaaagaagagttgagcccagaagaagaaaaattgagagtatcaaaagcaaaagaaaactgggattcctcaaaagaagagatgagctcaggagaagaagaaataaagctaacaaatgaaagcgaaaaagatatgatcgaaacagtgacatttgaagaggaggcatatgaaaacgaggatgcagaatacacggtaaaagtatgtgaaaaatctgaggaaaaagacagaagattgatatgggaaaaagggaaagacaacataatagccgacactctaacacaggatgaggacactgaaaataaggaaacaattactctacaggtgggactaattagagtaatacaagaagaaggggtataagacgtagattaaagtaaggaaatatacagggagttggttttgccctcgagaaaatttatttaaaaatgcagataaattttatcgaatacaaggcggggatttgttatatttctatttgatatgaaaattaaaattagataattataaacagaattcaatttaatataaaatattttcaattttctcaaccacgggcatataaatttagaacaacctgtatacaacaaattgttatatttaattttaagaagtgattaaataagactcaagtgaaatcgttaaaaggtcattaaaatttgtatatagtagaaagtaattttagaatgggaattaactattttctttgaaatccattaagcatatttagaaagtttaaaaattggttttgaggaatactgcgaatgagagttggtggtggaattttggtttgtgaatctggaagggatatttagaaagtagggaatGAATGagaaatagagatcagaatgttttgagctgtcgagaagtgaagtcgagtagtagacggtagtgttcgaggagtgagaaagtcggtgtagttccgtgagtgtggagtatctatcgtagaacgagaggtaggccaggttgagagtaaaagaacctccttgagccaagagttcccggtagctgattgcagtttcgaaaaaggtagaagacagcatcacgacagaagcaggaaacgagagctatacgagctagtttcagaggagaacattactggaagccaggacgaggtttgattgcagccaaggacagcaggaaacgggtcttatgtgaagacattctcagtgcaccaaaaaaaaggtcagtctcatttgtttggacatgaatgtatgggttttttcgtagtaaataccacatttaaaattgaggaaacataatcaataatatcagaaaagcttcatcaaacttaaatagaattgttgctgataaatcataatagttaaatgttaataaaaactttcaattggaaatcaaaaggaaataagattcccatgtataaatgttatgtttaagaataataagatatagcaaatattaagcagtgattgccatttaaataaaataaacaatattttgattacaattgtaacccatatgtgttattattctactcttttctttcctatcccgattaggaaccattaagaaatacttagaagccacgtatgtaagtaattaattttataaaaaagccctgagattgaaaacatattgatatgtgatctggtaaattaattagattattattaaagcattgattaaattaaatgacatataaaattattatctcatatcaataatcaagatcactacaatatatatatatatatatatatatatatatatatatatatatatatatatatatatatatatatatatatatatatatatatatatatacaaaatatgcataagatggaatgcaaccacagacacgtgtttctgacttattagtcgtcatcagtatggtatagccaaacaggagcaacgaaaccaatttgtggctgtaatgttagaagaccctcaggattcgagagcaacaactaacacatccacggaggaagctacagctacctgagtacagcaatgccaaacgtttaaaacgttttaaaatcaaacaaggagaggttaacgcgagttaatagatatcggcatggctcgcaacaatgaaaatacaaaatatgcataagatggaatgcaaccacagacacgtgtttctgacttattagtcgtcatcagtatggtatagccaaacaggagcaacgaaaccaatttgtggctgtaatgttagaagaccctcaggattcgagagcaacaactaacacatccacggaggaagctacagctacctgagtacagcaatgccaaacgtttaaaacgttttaaaatcaaacaaggagaggttaacgcgagttaatagatatcggcatggctcgcaacaatgaaaatacaaaatatgcataagatggaatgcaaccacagacacgtgtttctgacttattagtcgtcatcagtatggtatagccaaacaggagcaacgaaaccaatttgtggctgtaatgttagaagaccctcaggattcgagagcaacaactaacacatccacggaggaagctacagctacctgagtacagcaatgccaaacgtttaaaacgttttaaaatcaaacaaggagaggttaacgcgagttaatagatatcggcatggctcgcaacaatgaaaatacaaaatatgcataagatggaatgcaaccacagacacgtgtttctgacttattagtcgtcatcagtatggtatagccaaacaggagcaacgaaaccaatttgtggctgtaatgttagaagaccctcaggattcgagagcaataccatactgatgacgactaataagtcagaaacacgtgtctgtggttgcattccatcttatgcatattttgtattttcattgttgcgagccatgccgatatctattaactcgcgttaacctctccttgtttgattttaaaacgttttaaacgtttggcattgctgtactcaggtagctgtagcttcctccgtggatgtgttagttgttgctctcgaatcctgagggtcttctaacattacagccacaaattggtttcgttgctcctgtttggctataccatactgatgacgactaataagtcagaaacacgtgtctgtggttgcattccatcttatgcatattttgtattttcattgttgcgagccatgccgatatctattaactcgcgttaacctctccttgtttgattttaaaacgttttaaacgtttggcattgctgtactcaggtagctgtagcttcctccgtggatgtgttagttgttgctctcgaatcctgagggtcttctaacattacagccacaaattggtttcgttgctcctgtttggctataccatactgatgacgactaataagtcagaaacacgtgtctgtggttgcattccatcttatgcatattttgtattttcattgttgcgagccatgccgatatctattaactcgcgttaacctctccttgtttgattttaaaacgttttaaacgtttggcattgctgtactcaggtagctgtagcttcctccgtggatgtgttagttgttgctctcgaatcctgagggtcttctaacattacagccacaaattggtttcgttgctcctgtttggctataccatactgatgacgactaataagtcagaaacacgtgtctgtggttgcattccatcttatgcatattttgtattttcattgttgcgagccatgccgatatctattaactcgcgttaacctctccttatatatatatatatatatatatatatatatatatatatatatatatatatatatatatatatatatatatatatatatgttacccgtagaaaaattattttttcatatttggaaagactgaattcttatacacatttagaaaggaaaacaattgtcctagcacaattagggacgaagttagccccccttttttttaattcac
The window above is part of the Diabrotica virgifera virgifera chromosome 2, PGI_DIABVI_V3a genome. Proteins encoded here:
- the LOC114337109 gene encoding RING finger protein 37 — its product is MFNFLDSKFAPKVVCRTPATDNYEVDNLISSKYTDKMRGFISFSSIKPPVEVEFEFICPVNIHYIVINTTVGNQKCSGIELLAKKQNCCYVSLGKCFYDNAGVVFCNSRKYSSTQLPPNCDTSFHLAFFKSHAFQHFLNAQSIKIIIFRTEKSVPCIGSVEVWGIPSKTCSKLTVNTIGKLATGSHREISSTSESTPEEFKIPEDFKDDLTYELMTIPMTLPSGKTVDQSTLEKHVESEKSFGRKPCDPFTGIKFSETLKPVINVGLKSRIDMFVLQNSHRSELVNHKRTLGGTSSNHFINTKKRSYCREDSDLEKALSEAKRNVNFKTFTDEEKETNKCMTCKCLFSFLYKIPCDHFYCRQCLLTVSRDLECSICKKAFATKDVQKCYF